In Pseudoliparis swirei isolate HS2019 ecotype Mariana Trench chromosome 22, NWPU_hadal_v1, whole genome shotgun sequence, the DNA window actgaagggtgaactgatgtgtgactgattccgatagctcccgtagagatagagttaaaactgcgtgcgattccaatttaatcgtcaccagcatcccttaaggatggaacagactgtagatatattttttaaatcatagaatggttgttataggaaggtgtaatggagaggacgagggctccctggaatacattaattacttaatttcctaaacctggaaaatgggccttgatatggggccaataaataaatttgtaacccgttctttaataattaggccgacttattatgatcagatcaacgtgctaattttttgttttaatactgtaCAGGGGGTAAAAAAGTGCGAGTCGGATTAACCAAGGGCCAGGTCAAACTAAATTTTTTCTTGTTCCTTTGTGAGAAGACACGAGGTCAGTGGGGGTGAGACACAGTAGCATAGTAGAAGACGCCAgtacgtggttgttgttgtaaattacatccgacacaccagttacatgctgctgctgttttcaccaacgcattttgacaatttggatttaagagatatttttctttgagtactattgccagtgttgaagatatagtgttgggtttactgttttttgggaaaagacagtggttattattacagtaatgccattaggcttacgagtaattgatttctcatcaccgtttcaaaactgaggtttttattttagtcagtttcaaaggatagttttgggtttactgttttttggaaaaatagtggttattattacagtcgtccgttggacgtcTGAtgtcgatttctcatgagctgttaagaaactgacacctatttatgcgacgtgctaaattggcagttttgtttaaagtaacgaatattctcccttcattccttacccaagcacaatgatgacgctgtgagttcagacaagacatggttctcctgcattgatatgacagacgcaagcatttttattttatttctctcctttcttctagaagttgactgtttattaagattattattattgaaaaggatggatttaggaattccatcctatttcaaaagagggatagaagcgatagcacacaacaatctatgttgacgccagactattaagaggagggccagaacaagtacagactaatagatcagatatcagtaggtttagaatcagtgactacaacgagaaccataaaaataatatttgtgttccttccatagttgtggtgatagtagatggggttcaacgtcgacggattcgaagaagagccgccactcctgtacacataacttgttAGTGTTTGAccacatcccatatagtgcacacatgcacacactcaaggtatagagttacaagacgcatcaggtccgacaacggaacacattttaacaacaaactgctggggaaagttgatatgcactgggcataacccacaagtttgggtccatatatcaccctcagtctcaaggattggttgagagagccaatcaaattattaaaaggaaaatgtgcgaaggcgcttccactggtactgatgaccatgagatcattaccaggggggaagacgtcaccaagtgagttaACAGGAaaaagtatgccagagccacccagagatggaggtcatatgccacctctggatgtctgtaaaattgaaatgtcagaatacataaaagctctaatttctctctcaccaaagctctctcaaaccaggttgttcgagcccagacgatcgatcaggaggcagcagagcaaccaaagtaaaagtaggtgactgggtcagggtcagggttcacaagaggaagtggactgagcctaggtggactggtctgtacgaagtgaaggaggttacttcacacatggtccaggtcaagggtaaggcagaggcaccttgacaccacatgacacattgtgccccagccacctgtccaacagggacattgacagaaacacaatcagatcgaaaaatgttgatgccacagaggtcgttccgtaggtgtttcggggagcctgatagcccagctagaaggtcccccccccccgtaaaccactataggaacagctggaagtcagacaaactgttctaatggtcatgggactgacccttgccattatcgtaggattagtcatgtgaggtttagagaagaacctgccaaaaaagacataatagaaaagattagggagaatattgtttttaatgtatgttgcctgagagtgactgtatgttaatattatagattgaagccagttgaattacgtgaagtgacttagaagtaggaaagacaggaaaagaaaagtaggaaagacaggaaaagaaaagtaggaaagacaggaaaagaaaggttggaaagacaggcaaagaaaggttggaaggacaggaaaagaaaggagacaagaaggagcagagactgagacattagagctagagttaggactgcaacacaggaagatgtgtgcagacaacatcgactctcactgctcaccgtctcctgtcattaatggcacctcgatgtgcaaatgttttgtttttccccataagctgttttagggttcgagcacgagagaggagggtgctggacgaatacctgcctgctatcagatcctagtaggatttgaatatttctatgccctagtcaagggccatagataggatcaattgcatttatcataaccagtaaagataaataaagttagattggattggataagtaattgagactctgttggacgacggatggccatttaatagatgattcctcccacgggtgagaagctgttcctccgactcagttaaagattgcgaattcaagcctagaaagtattagatacttattaaatatagaaattaaaataaaatttttcatagtcaagtgtcacattctgtatagatccggcctagtggctgttgtgttgtgttttctcattcttttcaacagctacacctgacgctccagcatcgacctccatcgtgtgctgactgcctgctgtgaggacctgccatgaggagctgcccacaggagcatcggacaccatcatcacccggctcagagactgaggagccaatgaagagcacgctctaccacccacgatgctgcccatgagagtcatgtcgaatccaggacccatgcgacaccagtgaaagaacaacaacaagcctggccaggacgatccagacgaaatcaagttcgagaccaccggataaagaccccatcgacagccggaggagacgctgacgaggagcagaggagcagaggagcagaggaccagaaggacttccaggacccagaccaggatgaagcagatgacgcagacaagacaggatgaagcagatggattgcagcggggaccggatcgtcagctggttatcaggatgccaacctgctactcaccagccgctaggatgcaagacccccccccctgcctgaccactctcaatttcacctctttccttcgacacctgcacactacagatttaacgcacacagacatactgacttccctaggatggaagatctaagagggtggatcggagtaccacatgacagaaaccacgcccctgtttccatccctaacagagagactctctccccgagaaataggtatcttacaggtcttatgggaccttaatctaggcaacgaaagattatatttcaggagacttattcacgtcaaatggcagagctaagacaggacgaggagaccaggacacatagccacttagggaggccaggccatgacaagatctggcatcaagagggaaataaatattcccagaggaagggttcacatccagcggatgtgaaaagagggatttgtaaagaatatatattctagtttagcacagcctagtattgtttgcataaatattatgtgtaagatggaaaacactgaatggaagttaaaatctccagcggagcactctggtgcctgactgatctaaagaaagataacagtgacgcttggtgaggttctgttagcccccctcctccgcatccacacattccggaggtgatcacatacaaagagctctctatactctcagagcataggaagggtccagatgtggccattattctccttttagacactcgaggtcactcactttccccccccttcacctatccccctcacacgctcacacactcacacatgggaagaagcccccggtgtgtggacggccttcggagaagatccaggccccattcctgaagagataaggccccgaagggagtcttcttacaagagagggactatctcctcttcccccaccttttcacaacatgtgcactcattggcagacgagaagaaccaatgaaggagcaacaacggcggaagcagagaaacaagagccaatgagaaaaccccacccccttatctcctgacgaatcagaactgttcctttcggctatttaaaatggctgcacactctgagTCGGCGTCcttcctttctccagcgctgaggccatcggtcagagctctggaggggggtccatgcatgatgtctacttgtatcctgatttctgaataaaacgcttatagatgtaacgtagaagtctaccgctctttcttccagtgagtgtcgtccaggtggtgtgtcgctgtccaactccaacagttgctctcctctggttttatcgataaatatagttgagtatcatctgcataacaatgaaagtttatggagtgtttcctgataatattgcccaaaggaagcatgtataaggtaaataaaattggtccaagcacagaaccttgtggaactccgtgattaacgttggtggttatcgaggcgtcatcgtttacaaatacaaactgagatcgatctgataaataggatttaaaccaaattagtgccgtgcctgaaatgccaatcgactgctccattctctgtaacaggatgtcatggtcaatggtgtcgaatgcagcactaaggtctaacaagaccaggacagagaggagtcctttatctgctgccattaagaggtcatttgtaattttcaccagtgctgtctcggtgctgtggtgttttctaaatcctgattgaaatttctcaaataaactattatgatgtagaaagtcgcacaactgatttgcgaccactttctcaaggatcttggagaggaaggggaggttagagatcggtctgtagttagccaacacctctggagccagagtgggcttcttcaggagaggtttaataacagccactttgaaggagtgtggtacgtggcctgttagcagagacacattgataatatctaatagagagccgccaattaaaggcaaaacatctttaagcagcctcgtcgggatggggtccaagagacaggtagacgtgttcgaagtagaaaccgttgaagataattggtcacggttgatgggagaaaagccctccaaatatacaccagggcatacagcggtttccaaggccattccacttgacagattggcactggttatgggcaagagaatattaatcttgtccctaatagttaaaatcttttcattaaagaagttcataaagtcattaccactgaggtttataggaatgctcggctccacagagctgtgactctgtcagcctggctacagtgctgaagagaaacctggggttgttcttatttttttctattactgatgagtaataggctgctctggcattacggagggccttcttatatgttttaagactatctcgccaaactaagcgggattcttcgagattagttgaacgccatatgcgttcaagctttcgtgacgtttgcttcagtttgcgggtatgagggttataccagggagcaaacctcctcttcctcactgtcttcttcttcagaggggctatcgagtccagtgtcattctcagagagcctgtgggaCTGTCAagaagatgatcaatctgggacggactaaagttagaccaggagtcctctgttatattgagacgtggtatcgaatcaaatacagaaggaatcgcttctttaaatttagctacagcactgtcagttagacatctggtgtagaaacttttgactaacggagtacactcctgtagtataaattcaaaagttatgaggttgtggtctgacagaagaggattctgtgggaagacgttcaaatgttcaatgtcaacgccataagtaagaacaagatcaagcgtgtggccaaagctgtgagtgggtttctgtactctctgacagaagccaatcgagtccaacaaggagatgaatgcagcactaaggcaatcattatcaacatccacatggatattaaaatctccaacaataataactttatcagttttaagaaccaaacttgatataaattctgagaattcagatataaactctgaatatggacctggtggccggtacagaatcacaaatagaattggctgtagtgttttccaggttggatgtgaaagactaatgTGACGCCACTTCCCCTTTAAGGGGCGGGGCCGGACCATCAATTAAGCCCATGGGGCACACCTGCCAGTGGTGTGTCCCAGGGTCTATAAGATGGTGGCTGCCCATTGTGCTGGAGGCTTGGGTTTTGCCCTCTCCTCCGTTGGCCAGCCCAACACGTGGTTTGGTTTGGTCATGGGTACACCCTTCAACACTCATGTTGCACATACAACACCTTGCACTCACGCTGACCTTCACATCCCACCCTCGATGGTGCCGGTTTGGCTGGCTGTAGgctttatatttagtattcTTAATAAACTGGAGTACTGTTTACCGTCTATTGGCATCTGTGTCCCTTCTTGTTTACATCCCTGAGCCGGGTTGTGACGTTGgcgttggagctgctgagccgagaggagcagctgtctgtgttggtgaatgcccaataaatgTGCGATGTGCTGTATCTCCTGTAGCCACGCCTCTCACTACTGCTGTGCGTCCTCAGCCTGACTCGACGGGAACCAGGGCGGGTCCGGAGACCCTGTGCGGGCGGAGCTGGTCGACAAGCTGCAGTTCGTGTGCGGGAGAGAGGCTTCTATTTCAGTAAACCAGGCTATGGCCCAACGCTAGCGGTCCCGCGGCATCGTGGACGAGTGCTGCTTCCAGAGCTGTGAGCTGCGGCGACTGGAGATGTACTGCGCGCCTCCCAAGACCAGCAAGGCCGCCAGGTCCGTCCGCGCACAGCGCCACACGGACCGGGCGCCGAAggtcagcgccgccgccgccgccggccacaAGATGGACAGGAGCGCGGAGCGTAGGACGGCACAGCAGCCGGAcaagacaaaaaacaagaagagACCTTTACCTGCACATAGTCATTCATCCTTCAAGATTGTATAATCAGTCGACAACTCTGGAACAACGCTGGTCCTCCCAGACGTTCAGACGTACAGCACAAAACTAAAGACAACGAAGCCCCGCTTGAAGCTCACTGTCCAAGAAACTGTTTGATTACAGCGCTGTTATTTATAGTGCTCGACTGCCTTCTGTAGAAAACATATTCTGACAAATTGTTCACCAATTCCTGCTGAATAAACCACTTGTCAAcatcacataaaaaaataaaataaaaaatgtgacgcCACTTCCCTTTAAGGCGAGGCCGACCATCAATTAAGCCCATGGGGCACACCTGCCAGTGGTGTGTCCCAGGGTCTATAAGATGGTGGCTGCCCATTGTGCTGGAGGCTTGGGTTTTGCCCTCTCCTCCGTTGGCCAGCCCAACACGTGGTTTGGTTTGGTCATGGGTACACCCTTCAACACTCATGTTGCACATACAACACCTTGCACTCACGCTGACCTTCACATCCCACCCTCGATGGTGCCGGTTTGGCTGGCTGTAGgctttatatttagtattcTTAATAAACTGGAGTACTGTTTACCGTCTATTGGCATCTGTGTCCCTTCTTGTTTACATCCCTGAGCCGGGTTGTGacgttgacgttggagctgctgagccgagaggagcagctgtctgtgttggtgaatgcccaataaatgTGCGATGTGCTGTATCTCCTGTAGCCACGCCTCTCACTACTGCTGTGCGTCCTCAGCCTGACTCCGGACGGGAACCAGGGCGGGTCCGGAGACCCTGTGCGGGCGGAGCTGGTCGACAAGCTGCAGTTCGTGTCGGGAGAGAGGCTTCTATTTCACTAAACCAGGCTATGGCCCCAACGCGCGGCGGTCCCGCGGCATCGTGGACGAGTGCTGCTTCCAGAGCTGTGAGCTGCGGCGCCTGGAGATGTACTGCGCGCCTCCCAAGACCAGCAAGGCCGCCAGGTCCGTCCGCGCACAGCGCCACACGGACCGGGCGCCGAAGGTCAGTGCCGCCCGCCGCCCGCCACAAGATGGACAGGAGCGCGAGCGTAGGACGGCACAGCAGCCGGAcaagacaaaaaacaagaagagACCTTTACCTGCACATAGTCATTCATCCTTCAAGATTGTATAGTCAGTCGACAACGCTGGTCCTCTCAGACGTACAGCACAAAACCAAAGACAACGAAGCCCCGCTTGAAGCTCACTGTCCAAGAAACTGTTTGATTACAGCGCTGTTATTTATAGTGCTCGACTGCCTTCTGTAGAAAACATATTCTGACAAATTGTTCACCAATTCCTGCTGAATAAACCACTTGTCAAcatcacataaaaataaaaaatgtgacgcCACTTCCCCTTTAAGGGGCGAGGCCGGACCATCAATTAAGCCCATGGGGCACACCTGCCAGTGGTGTGTCCCAGGGTCTATAAGATGGTGGCTGCCCATTGTGCTGGAGGCTTGGGTTTTGCCCTCTCCTCCGTTGGCCAGCCCAACACGTGGTTTGGTTTGGTCATGGGTACACCCTTCAACACTCATGTTGCACATACCTCACATACAACACCTTGCACTCACGCTGACCTTCACATCCCACCCTCGATGGTGCCGGTTTGGCTGGCTGTAGgctttatatttagtattcTTAATAAACTGGAGTACTATTTACCGTCTATTGGCATCTGTGTCCCCTTCTTGTTTACATCCCTGAGCCGGGTTGTGacgttgacgttggagctgctgagccgagaggagcagctgtctgtgttggtgaatgcccaataaatgTGCGATGTGCTGTATCTCCTGTAGCCACGCCCTCTCACTACTGCTGTGCGTCCTCAGCCTGACTCCGACGGGAACCAGGGCGGGTCCGGAGACCCTGTGCGGGCGGAGCTGGTCGACAAGCTGCAGTTCGTGTGCGGAGAGAGGCTTCTATTTCAGTAAACCAGGCTATGGCCAACGCGGCGGTCCCGCGGCATCGTGGACAGTGCTGCTTCCAGAGCTGTGAGCTGCGGCGACTGGAGATGTACTGCGCCTCCCAAGACCAGCAAGGCCGCCAGGTCCGTCCGCGCACAGCGCCACACGGACCGGGCGCCGaatcagccgccgccgccgccgccacaagATGGACAGGAGCGCGGAGCGTGGGGCGCACAGCAGCCGGAcaagacaaaaaacaagaagagACCTTTACCTGCACATAGTCATTCATCCTTCAAGATTGTATAATCAGTCGACAACTCTGGAACAACGCTGGTCCTCCCAGACGTTCAGACGTACAGCACAAAACTAAAGACAACGAAGCCCCGCTTGAAGCTCACTGTCCAAGAAACTGTTTGATTACAGCGCTGTTATTTATAGTGCTCGACTGCCTTCTGTAGAAAACATATTCTGACAAATTGTTCACCAATTCCTGCTGAATAAACCACTTGTCAAcatcacataaaaaaataaaataaaaaatgtgacgcCACTTCCCCTTTAAGGGGCGAGGCCGGACCATCAATTAAGCCCATGGGGCACACCTGCCAGTGGTGTGTCCCAGGGTCTATAAGATGGTGGCTGCCCATTGTGCTGGAGGCTTGGGTTTTGCCCTCTCCTCCGTTGGCCAGCCCAACACGTGGTTTGGTTTGGTCATGGGTACACCCTTCAACACTCATGTTGCACATACAACACCTTGCACTCACGCTGACCTTCACATCCCACCCTCGATGGTGCCGGTTTGGCTGGCTGTAGgctttatatttagtattcTTAATAAACTGGAGTACTGTTTACCGTCTATTGGCATCTGTGTCCCCTTCTTGTTTACATCCCTGAGCCGGGTTGTGacgttgacgttggagctgctgagccgagaggagcagctgtctgtgttggtgaatgcccaataaatgTGCGATGTGCTGTATCTCCTGTAGCCACGCCCTCTCACTACTGCTGTGCGTCCTCAGCCTGACTCCGACGGGAACCAGGGCGGGTCCGGAGACCCTGTGCGGGGCGGAGCTGGTCGACAAGCTGCAGTTCGTGTGCGGGGAGAGAGGCTTCTATTTCAGTAAACCAGGCTATGGCCCCAACGCGCGGCGGTCCCGCGGCATCGTGGACGAGTGCTGCTTCCAGAGCTGTGAGCTGCGGCGCCTGGAGATGTACTGCGCGCCTCCCAAGACCAGCAAGGCCGCCAGGTCCGTCCGCGCACAGCGCCACACGGACCGGGCGCCGAAGGTcagtgccgccgccgccgccggccacaAGATGGACAGGAGCGCGGAGCGTAGGACGGCACAGCAGCCGGAcaagacaaaaaacaagaagagACCTTTACCTGCACATAGTCATTCATCCTTCAAGATTGTATAGTCAGTCGACAACGCTGGTCCTCTCAGACGTACAGCACAAAACCAAAGACAACGAAGCCCCGCTTGAAGCTCACTGTCCAAGAAACTGTTTGATTACAGCGCTGTTATTTATAGTGCTCGACTGCCTTCTGTAGAAAACATATTCTGACAAATTGTTCACCAATTCCTGCTGAATAAACCACTTGTCAAcatcacataaaaataaaaaatgtgacgcCACTTCCCCTTTAAGGCGAGGCGGACCATCAATTAAGCCCATGGGGCACACCTGCCAGTGGTGTGTCCCAGGGTCTATAAGATGGTGGCTGCCCATTGTGCTGGAGGCTTGGGTTTTGCCCTCTCCTCCGTTGGCCAGCCCAACACGTGGTTTGGTTTGGTCATGGGTACACCCTTCAACACTCATGTTGCACATACCACATACAACACCTTGCACTCACGCTGACCTTCACATCCCACCCTCGATGGTGCCGGTTTGGCTGGCTGTAGgctttatatttagtattcTTAATAAACTGGAGTACTGTTTACCGCCTATTGGCATCTGTGTCCCCTTCTTGTTTACATCCCTGAGCCGGGTTGTGacgttgacgttggagctgctgagccgagaggagcagctgtctgtgttggtgaatgcccaataaatgTGCGATGTGCTGTATCTCCTGTAGCCACGCCCTCTCACTACTGCTGTGCGTCCTCAGCCTGACTCCGACGGGAACCAGGGCGGGTCCGGAGACCCTGTGCGGGGCGGAGCTGGTCGACAAGCTGCAGTTCGTGTGCGGGGAGAGAGGCTTCTATTTCAGTAAACCAGGCTATGGCCCCAACGCGCGGCGGTCCCGCGGCATCGTGGACGAGTGCTGCTTCCAGAGCTGTGAGCTGCGGCGCCTGGAAATGTACTGCGCGCCTCCCAAGACCAGCAAGGCCGCCAGGTCCGTCCGCGCACAGCGCCACACGGACCGGGCGCCGAAGGTcagtgccgccgccgccgccggccacaAGATGGACAGGAGCGCGGAGCGTAGGACGGCACAGCAGCCGGAcaagacaaaaaacaagaagagACCTTTACCTGCACATAGTCATTCATCCTTCAAGATTGTATAATCAGTCGACAACTCTGGAACAACGCTGGTCCTCCCAGACGTTCAGACGTACAGCACAAAACCAAAGACAACGAAGCCCCGCTTGAAGCTCACTGTCCAAGAAACTGTTTGATTACAGCGCTGTTATTTATAGTGCTCGACTGCCTTCTGTAGAAAACATATTCTGACAAATTGTTCACCAATTCCTGCTGAATAAACCACTTGTCAAcatcacataaaaataaaaaatgtgacgcCACTTCCCCTTTAAGGGGCGAGGCCGGACCATCAATTAAGCCCATGGGGCACACCTGCCAGTGGTGTGTCCCAGGGTCTATAAGATGGTGGCTGCCCATTGTGCTGGAGGCTTGGGTTTTGCCCTCTCCTCCGTTGGCCAGCCCAACACGTGGTTTGGTTTGGTCATGGGTACACCCTTCAACACTCATGTTGCACATACCTCACATACAACACCTTGCACTCACGCTGACCTTCACATCCCACCCTCGATGGTGCCGGTTTGGCTGGCTGTAGgctttatatttagtattcTTAATAAACTGGAGTACTATTTACCGTCTATTGGCATCTGTGTCCCTTCTTGTTTACATCCCTGAGCCGGGTTGTGacgttgacgttggagctgctgagccgagaggagcagctgtctgtgttggtgaatgcccaataaatgTGCGATGTGCTGTATCTCCTGTAGCCACGCCTCTCACTTCTGCTGTGAGTCCTCAGCCTGACTCCGGCGGGAAGCAGGGCGGGTCCAGAGACCCTGTGCGGGTCGGAGCTGGTCGACAAGCTGCAGTTCGTGTGGGAGAGAGGCTTCTATTTCAGTAAACCAGGCTATGAATCAACGCGGCGGTCCCGCGGCATCGTGGACGAGTGCTGCTTCCAGAGCTGTGAGCTGCGGCGCCTGGAAATGTACTGCGCGCCTCCCAAGACCAGCAAGGCCGCCAGGTCCGTCCGCGCACAGCGCCACACGGACGGGCGCCTGGTCAGTGCCGCCGCCCGGCCACAAGATGGACAGGAGCGCGGGCGTAGGCGGCACAGCAGCCGGACAagacaaaaacaagaagagaCCTTTACCTGCACATAGTCATTCATCCTTCAAGATTGTATAGTCAGTCGACAACGCTGGTCCTCTCAGACGTACA includes these proteins:
- the LOC130213272 gene encoding LOW QUALITY PROTEIN: insulin-like growth factor I, juvenile form (The sequence of the model RefSeq protein was modified relative to this genomic sequence to represent the inferred CDS: inserted 3 bases in 2 codons); translation: MPNKCAMCCISCSHXLSLLLCVLSLTPDGNQGGSGDPVRAELVDKLQFXCRERGFYFTKPGYGPNARRSRGIVDECCFQSCELRRLEMYCAPPKTSKAARSVRAQRHTDRAPKRPLPAHSHSSFKIV
- the LOC130212676 gene encoding insulin-like growth factor I, with product MCCISCSHALSLLLCVLSLTPTGTRAGPETLCGAELVDKLQFVCGERGFYFSKPGYGPNARRSRGIVDECCFQSCELRRLEMYCAPPKTSKAARSVRAQRHTDRAPKVSAAAAAGHKMDRSAERRTAQQPDKTKNKKRPLPAHSHSSFKIV
- the LOC130213274 gene encoding insulin-like growth factor I, yielding MPNKCAMCCISCSHALSLLLCVLSLTPTGTRAGPETLCGAELVDKLQFVCGERGFYFSKPGYGPNARRSRGIVDECCFQSCELRRLEMYCAPPKTSKAARSVRAQRHTDRAPKVSAAAAAGHKMDRSAERRTAQQPDKTKNKKRPLPAHSHSSFKIV
- the LOC130213275 gene encoding LOW QUALITY PROTEIN: insulin-like growth factor I (The sequence of the model RefSeq protein was modified relative to this genomic sequence to represent the inferred CDS: inserted 3 bases in 2 codons; substituted 1 base at 1 genomic stop codon), with protein sequence MCCISCSHXLSLLLXVLSLTPAGSRAGPETLCGSELVDKLQFVWERGFYFSKPGYESTRRSRGIVDECCFQSCELRRLEMYCAPPKTSKAARSVRAQRHTDGRLVXVPPPGHKMDRSAGVGGTAAGQDKNKKRPLPAHSHSSFKIV